A stretch of Heterodontus francisci isolate sHetFra1 chromosome 1, sHetFra1.hap1, whole genome shotgun sequence DNA encodes these proteins:
- the LOC137363192 gene encoding uncharacterized protein, which translates to MSNVQTQPGVGEIPSSLGLISEVVAVTVVALVLIITLYKNKGDRADCNNYGGIFLLSIPPRPSPPRPSPPVPLSPRPSPPRPSPPPSSPPRPSPPRPSPPRPSPPPPPSPSPPSPFPPSPSPPSPFPPSPSPPSPFPPSPFPPLLPLSLPPLPSPPLPSPPSPFPLSFPPSPFPPPPFPPSPFPPSPFPPHPSPPSPFPLLPPTPFYDPPPLLPPTTSDSPPHPSSPPPHPSSPPPTLLPPPTPPPPPPPSPPPLLPPPSSPPPSSPPPSSPPPLFSPPLFSPPLFSPPSSPPPLFSPPSSPPPLLPPSSPPPSSPPLSPPPPSPPPPPLFSPPPPSSPPPSSESGDDQCFKRKLGGHLREIDLQSYRDRAIHVSSMGPEACEKDMGADRRGLEQTVFLSSNSVQFSSCKCC; encoded by the exons ATGAGTAATGTTCAGACTCAGCCTGGAGTTGGAGAAATACCAAGCAGCCTGGGGCTAATTTCTGAAG ttgttgcagtcaccgtggtcgccCTTGTtctcatcatcaccctctataagaacaagggtgaccgtgctgATTGCAACAACTAcggtggaatcttcctgctcagcata cccccccgtccctctcccccccgtccctctccccccgtccctctctccccccgtccctctcccccccgtccctctccccccccgtcctctcccccccgtccctctcccccccgtccctctcccccccgtccctctcccccccc ccccccctcaccttcccccccctctcccttccccccctctccctcccccccctctcccttccccccctctccttcccccccctctcccttccccccctctcccttcccccccctcctccccctctccctcccccctctcccttccccccctctcccttcccccccctctcccttccccctctccttccccccctctcccttcccccctcctcccttccccccctctcccttccccccctctcccttcccccctcacccctcccccccctctcccttcccccttctcccccccacccccttctacgaccccccacccctcctcccccccaccacctctgactcccccccacacccctcttctccccccccccacccctcttctcccccccccaccctcctccccccacccaccccgcctccccccccacccc cttctcccccccctcttctcccccccccctcttctccccccccctcttctccccccccctcttctcccccccccctcttctccccccccctcttctccccccccctcttctcccccccctcttctcccccccccctcttctcccccccctcttctcccccccctcttctccccccctcttctccccccccctcttctccccccctctctcccccccctc cttctcccccccctccacccctcttctccccccctccaccctcttctcccccccct agtagtgaaagtggagatgatcaatgcttcaagaggaagttgggtggccacttgagagaaatagacttacagaGCTATAGGGATCGAGCCA ttcatgtgtcctcaatgggtccagaggcttgtgagaaagatatgggagcagacaggagaggcttggAGCAAACGGTCTTTCTCTCTTCAAACTCTGTCCAATTCA gttcctgtaaatgctgttag